In Streptomyces camelliae, the sequence ACGTTCCGCGCCTTCTGCCGCACCGACCGCGGAATCCAGTCCAGCGCCCGCAGCTCGTCGATCATCGCGCCCCGGATCCGGGTGATCGCGTACGTCTCGAACTTGATCTCCCGGTCGATGTCGAACTTCTCGATCGCGTCGATCAGCCCGAAGACCCCGGAGGAGACGAAGTCGGCCTGCTCCACGTTGGGCGGCAGCCCGACGCTCACCCGGCCCGCGACGTATTTCACGAGCGGCGAATAGTGCAGGATCAGCTGCTCCCGCAGCCGGTCGTCCCCCGTCGCCTTGTACGACCGCCACAGCTCGTCGAGCGTCGAGGGAGCGGGCGGCCGCACGCTGCCACCGTCGCGGGCGGCTGGGGGGATCGCCGCCCGGTCGGACCCGGAGGTGTGCTGGGGCATTCGTCGCCTTGTGCCGTTCTGCCGTGGAGAGCTGTGAAGTGCCGTGAAGGGAGGGAGGGGAACTGGGGTGGATGGGTGGGCGAATGGGCTGCATGGGTGAGCTGTCGGTCTGATGTCGAGTTGACGCGATCTGTGTCGGCCGCTTCGTGAGCGTAGCGTGACTGAGGTGTCGCGGTGTGCGAACAGCGAGGCTCCACCCGTGCGCGGGGTCCTCCGGCCGGTCGTGCGGACGCGGTGCGCGACTCGCTCCGCGTGACCGGCCGGGGGCGCCAACTCCGGGAAATGCCAAGGGTGTCGGGGATTCCCCCGGACGGCCGAACACCCTGGGTCAGCAGGGGGCGCGACCGGTGCGGACGGACATCACCGCCTGGCGTGTCAACTTCCAGCCGTCGCCATGTCGTTCGACGTAACCAAGTGCTCGGAGTTCGTACAGTCTCGCGATCGCCTCGTCCCTGGTGGTCCGCGCGCCGAGCGCGATGTCGGCGGCGGTGGCCGCGCGATCGCCGGGCAGGGCGGCGAGCACGGCCCGGGCGGCGGGCTCCAGCAGGTCGCGCGGGAGCACGGGCCCGCGCCGTACCGGTGCCAGCTCTCCCATGTCACCGACGAGTTCGATGATCTCCGCGGTGTCGGTGACCAGGGTGGCCTCGCCGCGCAGCAGTTCATGCACGCCGGCGGAGAGGGCGCTGGTGACGGGGCCGGGCACGCCCATGGTGAACCGGCCGAGGCGTTGTGCGGCGCGGGCGGTGGACAGGGAGCCGCTGCGGTGGGCGGCCTCCACGACGACGGTGCCTCGGGTGAGCGCGGCGATGACGCGGTTGCGCAGGATGAACCGGCTCGGCGTCGGATGGTCCCCGGGCGGCAGCTCTCCGACGACCAGTCCCTGGTCCGCGATCCGGTCGATCAGGGCAGCGTGGCCGCGGGGGTAGGGCCGGTCGACGCCGCAGGCCAGGACGGCGACGGTGGCTCCGCGGGCCGCGAGGGCACCCCGGTGCGCGGCGCCGTCGATGCCGTACGCGCCACCCGACACCACCACCCACCCCCGCTCGGCGAGCCCGCCGGCGAGGGTGGCGGCCACATGGGTCCCGTACTCGGTACAGGCCCGCGCTCCCACGACGGCGACGGATCGCAGCGCCCACATCCGCAGGCCGGCCCGCCCCCGCACCCACAGTCCGAGCGGCCGGGCGTCCCCGAGGTCATCGAGCTGGCGGGGCCACTCGACGTCCTGGGGGCCGACAAACCGTGCTCCCGCTCTCCGGGCCACGTCGAGATCCCGCTCCGGCTCGGCCCGCCGCGCCCGCGCGACCAACCCGGCCCACCGCACCTCACTCACCCCCGGCAGCGCCTCCCCGCCGTTCCGCAACCGCCGCACCACCTCCCCCACCCCGAACTCCCGCACCCACCTCCCTCCGACCTCGTCCCCGGGCTCGATGACCCGGGTGAGAAAGACGCGTCCGAGCAGGTCGGGGTCGGGCCCGTCCGCCGCGGTCATGTGAGCGCCCCGATGGCCATCGGTACTCCGCGGGGGACTCCGGTGCGCAGGTGCAGGGCCAGGGCGACGTCGGTCGCGTCCGGCCGGTCGTGCCCGACGAGGTCGGCGACGGTCCAGGCCACGCGCAGGACCCGGTCGATCCCGCGGGCGGTGAGCACGCCCCGCTCAAGGCTGTGCTCGGCCTCGTCCATCGCGCCGGGCGCGGCGTGATAGCGGCTGCGGAGCTCCCGGCCGGGCACTTCGCTGTTGGTGTGCCAGGGGGTCCCGGCGAGCCGGGCCGCCGCCCGCTCGCGGGCTCGCCGTACCCGGTCGGCGACGGTCGCCGTGGACTCGCCCCGGGCCCCGGGTTCGGTGAGCTGGGTCCGGGTCACCGGATCGACCTCGACACGCAGGTCCACCCGGTCCAGCAGCGGGCCGGAGAGCCGTGACTGGTAGCGGCGGATCACCGACGGCGGGCACTCGCACAGCGAGTCGCGTTGCGCGAAGCGTCCGCAGGGACAGGGGTTGGCCGCCAGCACCATCAGGAAGCGTGCCGGGAACCGGACGACGCCGGCGCTGCGCGCGATCACGACATGCCCTGACTCCAGGGGCTGACGCAGGGCGTCGAGGACCTGGCTGTGGAACTCGGGCGCCTCGTCCAGAAAGAGCACGCCCCGATGAGCGAGGGAGACCGCGCCGGGACGCGCGGTGCCGTGACCGCCGCCGACGAGCGACTGCATGGTGGCCGAGTGGTGCGGGGCGCAGTAGGGGGCGACGTCGATGAGCGGCTTGCCCGGTGGCAGCAGCCCGGCCACCGAGTGCACGGCCGTGACCTCCAGCGATTCCTCCCGGGTGAGCCGGGGCAGGACCGCGGGCAGCCGTTCGGCCAGCATGGTCTTGCCCGCGCCGGGCGGCCCTTCGAGGAAGAGGTGGTGCCCGCCGGCGGCGGCCACCTCCACGGCCGTACGGGCCGAGGTCTGGCCGACGACGTCCGCCAGGTCGTGATCGTGGTCGTGCTGCGCCCCGCCGACGCTGTGCATGCCGGTGGCCGCGCCCGTGCCGGGCATGCGCAGACCGGCCAGCAGCGGATCGGGGCGTCCCTGCTGGTCCGGTTCCTCCTCGGGGACGGGCTCCTCGGTGAGAACGGCGACGAGCTGCCGCAGGCTGCGGACGCCGAGCACGGACACGCCGGGGACCAGCGAGGCCTCGGCGGCGGCGCACTCGGGCACCACCACTTGCTCATAGCCGGCGTCGGCCGCCGCCAGCACCGCGGGCAGAATGCCCCGCACGGGCCGCACCCGGCCGTCCAGGCCCAGCTCTCCGATCATGACGATGTCGGCGAGGACGCGGGGATCGATGCGTTCGGCGGCACCGAGCACCGCACAGGCGACCGCCAGGTCGAAACCGGAGCCGGCTTTGGGCACCGACGCCGGGCTGAGGCCGACGGTGAGCTTCTTCTGCGGCCACTCGCCGCCCGAGTTCACCACTGCCGCCCGGACGCGGTCACGGCTCTCCGTCAGGCTCTTGTCCGGCAGGCCCACCAGGGTGAAGGCCGCTACGCCGGGTTCGAGGTCGGCCTGGACCTCGACGACCACTCCCTCGACGCCGACCAGGGCGACCGAGCAGGTACGGGCGAATCCCATTCAGGCCACCCCTCGCGCGTGCTCCACGGACGGGGCGCCGCGGTGGGGCAGCAGGACGCCGATCAGGTCGATGCGGACGCCGCCCGGTGGGGCTCCGCCGTGGGCCTGGATCCAGTGTTCGGCCAGCTCGCGCAGGCGGGCCGCCTTCTCCGGGCCCACCGCGGCCATCGGGTGTTCGTAGTCGCCGCCGCGGCGGGTCTTCACCTCGCAGACGACGAGGGCGTCCCCGTCGCGCGCCACGATGTCGATCTCGCCGGAGCGCCCGCAGCGCCAGTTCCGCTCCAGGATGGTCATTCCGGCCTCGGCGAGCCGCCGGGCGGCCAGGTCCTCGCCGTACTTGCCGAGTGCTTCTCGTGCGTTCATGTCGGCACCACCTCCGGCGCCAACGGTCACGCATCCGGCCGAGAGATGTTGATCTTGGTGAGCTACTCGGCGGTTGTGGAAAACTTCGTCACCCGATCGGGGACGTCTCCCGCGACCCCGCAGGTCATCAGCCGCCCGGGAGCTCCAGGTCGCTCTTGTTCAGCTCCTCGATGTTCACGTCCTTGAACGTCAACACGCGAACTTGCTTGACGAAGCGCGCCGGGCGGTACATGTCCCAGACCCAGGCATCGGCCATGGACACCTCGAAGAACACCTCACCCTGGACCGAGTGCACCTGCATCTCGTAGTCGTTGGTGAGGTAGAAGCGCCGCTCGGTCTCGATCACGTATTTGAACAGACCGACGACATCTCGGTACTCCCGGTAGAGCTTCAGCTCCATCTCGGTCTCGTACTTTTCGAGGTCCTCGGCGCTCATGGCATGTTCCCCTTCAGCCGTGCGATCCCACCATTGTGCGCCAGTCCCGGGTGCCCTCAGACGATTTCCGTGTCGAGGGTTTCGGGACCGGCCGGGGGACCTTCGTCGAGCAGCCGCTGGAGCAGCTCGGCGAGTCTGGTCGGATACACCGTCTCATGTGCCCGGGTCAGTTCCTGACACGTCCACCAGCGTGCTCCGGCGACACTGCGCCGCTCCAGCTCCGTCAGCGCGGCCGGCGCGGTCGCCGTCTGCGTCGTACGGGCCAGGTAGTACCACTCGTCCTGGTCCCAGCGGCGGCCCGCGAAGGGGAAGGAACACCTGCGCCGCCACAGCACCGGGCCGAGTTCCACTTCGGTGATGCCCGTCTCCTCGGCGAGTTCCCTGAGCGCCGCCTCCTCACGGGTCTCGGTGCCCTCCAGACCGCCGCCGGGGGTGAACCACCAGTCGTCGGCGGGGTTCCCCGGTTCATGGCCGTGCAGGAGCAGGATGCGGTCCTGGGGGTCGAGGAGCACCACCCGGGCCACCTTGCGCAGACCGCCCTCGTAGGAGTCCTCACCACAGGAGTCCTCGCCGTACGCGTCCGTGCCGTAGGAGTCCTCGCCGGTCCGCGTGGGCTCAGCGGGCACCGGCCGCCTCCGGGCGGGCGGCACGG encodes:
- the dprA gene encoding DNA-processing protein DprA; the encoded protein is MTAADGPDPDLLGRVFLTRVIEPGDEVGGRWVREFGVGEVVRRLRNGGEALPGVSEVRWAGLVARARRAEPERDLDVARRAGARFVGPQDVEWPRQLDDLGDARPLGLWVRGRAGLRMWALRSVAVVGARACTEYGTHVAATLAGGLAERGWVVVSGGAYGIDGAAHRGALAARGATVAVLACGVDRPYPRGHAALIDRIADQGLVVGELPPGDHPTPSRFILRNRVIAALTRGTVVVEAAHRSGSLSTARAAQRLGRFTMGVPGPVTSALSAGVHELLRGEATLVTDTAEIIELVGDMGELAPVRRGPVLPRDLLEPAARAVLAALPGDRAATAADIALGARTTRDEAIARLYELRALGYVERHGDGWKLTRQAVMSVRTGRAPC
- a CDS encoding YifB family Mg chelatase-like AAA ATPase, which gives rise to MGFARTCSVALVGVEGVVVEVQADLEPGVAAFTLVGLPDKSLTESRDRVRAAVVNSGGEWPQKKLTVGLSPASVPKAGSGFDLAVACAVLGAAERIDPRVLADIVMIGELGLDGRVRPVRGILPAVLAAADAGYEQVVVPECAAAEASLVPGVSVLGVRSLRQLVAVLTEEPVPEEEPDQQGRPDPLLAGLRMPGTGAATGMHSVGGAQHDHDHDLADVVGQTSARTAVEVAAAGGHHLFLEGPPGAGKTMLAERLPAVLPRLTREESLEVTAVHSVAGLLPPGKPLIDVAPYCAPHHSATMQSLVGGGHGTARPGAVSLAHRGVLFLDEAPEFHSQVLDALRQPLESGHVVIARSAGVVRFPARFLMVLAANPCPCGRFAQRDSLCECPPSVIRRYQSRLSGPLLDRVDLRVEVDPVTRTQLTEPGARGESTATVADRVRRARERAAARLAGTPWHTNSEVPGRELRSRYHAAPGAMDEAEHSLERGVLTARGIDRVLRVAWTVADLVGHDRPDATDVALALHLRTGVPRGVPMAIGALT
- a CDS encoding YraN family protein yields the protein MTVGAGGGADMNAREALGKYGEDLAARRLAEAGMTILERNWRCGRSGEIDIVARDGDALVVCEVKTRRGGDYEHPMAAVGPEKAARLRELAEHWIQAHGGAPPGGVRIDLIGVLLPHRGAPSVEHARGVA
- a CDS encoding DUF2469 domain-containing protein → MSAEDLEKYETEMELKLYREYRDVVGLFKYVIETERRFYLTNDYEMQVHSVQGEVFFEVSMADAWVWDMYRPARFVKQVRVLTFKDVNIEELNKSDLELPGG
- a CDS encoding NUDIX hydrolase, whose amino-acid sequence is MPAEPTRTGEDSYGTDAYGEDSCGEDSYEGGLRKVARVVLLDPQDRILLLHGHEPGNPADDWWFTPGGGLEGTETREEAALRELAEETGITEVELGPVLWRRRCSFPFAGRRWDQDEWYYLARTTQTATAPAALTELERRSVAGARWWTCQELTRAHETVYPTRLAELLQRLLDEGPPAGPETLDTEIV